The window AAGTGAATTAGTCTAAACATGATCTTAAGACATAACTTTCATAAAAATAACTACACATTTGGTTGCTAGTTGAAACAGTAAGTAGGAAATTTATTTGATTCATGAAAATGAGttatagaaagaaaattatgaaaaataaaggTACTTGACAAAGTCCACTCGCAAGTCACATGGTTGGGGAAGAGTGTGGCTCATTCCTTGGTCCATTAGGTTCAACAAAGATCCGCTCCCCTAGAAAAGAGTCAAAGACTAATGGATACCAATTTGAGTcggtaaagtataatttttcatttgttttaaagaGATTGATTAGATGGTCAATTGGGTCTTTTTACTTAATACTGTCCAAGATGAAGATAGAATTGATGGTGTAGTGCAAAGTATAATATGagttatagtttagggtgctAATCGTGCATTCCGAAAGTTTAGGGTGTAACTTGGGGTATAGTTTAGagtagtaaagtgtaattttctttaaaaataactTAGCAtgtctaaatttaaaataaccaaaatgtCATTTGTGGACCAAACTTTTACTGAATTAATGAACTTAAAATTTCACCTACCCATTCCATCATTTTACATCAACATCCATATTTCCAAACACTTTTCTCAAGTTTGACCATGGTTAACCTAGGTTTAACCAAGGTCTAACTAAAAATTCAACGGTTTGATCAGGATATATTCAAGCAAATACCGAAGATAATTGAATTCCCTATAAAATAAATGCTCATGGGCCTAGACCAGATCCAAAACAAGCTAGATAtcacaaaaaaagtaaaaacattcgGAACACTTGGCCAATTTTAAGAACAAAGgtccaaaagtttttttttttttgagaatgaaaggtCCAAAAGCTTGGGTGTAGTTTGATCTTAATGAAATTATGATCAAATGACCACGGATAGGCCCGAATAAGGAGTTTTTGGGAAGGTCTcaataaaaacttcaatttggtTTCCTCGAATCACAATAATCCAtttgaacaaaaagaatttgcaaataatatcaaagttgaaattttatgaTACAAACTTAATTTTGACACCATTTTCCAAAGCATCTAGCTTACCAAATTTTAAAGTTGGGGGAAAAAAAGTGGATATCATGATCTTTCCAATGACACCTCTATTGGACCAAATGGAGGTCGAAAATGTAAGAAAGTAAAGTTGCAAAGATGAGAAAAATAATGCGAATCtcacaaaaatcaaattagtGGTGCCCTCTTGCACTTGAATTTCTCAACTCACACAAATTTGGTCTTAAAATTTGGTACTTTCTAGAACTAGAAGTGACTATCTACATCTTGGAGAAAACAACGTCTCAGACAATGTTTAGATTGTTAGATATCGCTCATACAAAATTGACAAAAACCGACTTGCAAATAACGAGGCAAATAACGATTTGGACCATCCTACTTACGAGGCAAATAACGATTTTCATACtacatcaaatcacataaagtCAAATTGTTCGAAACAACATAAAGGCTGACATCTGTGAAATTTTGGGGAACATATTGTAAACGACTAAATTTCTAGCTTgaaaattttccctctctacacaTGAAATTGGTTGATGTCTTGATAATAATTGATACAGCTTGGTATTTTAACTGGTATGCTATGCattcaaaaaaatttgctaTGGAATTTTAGTAACTCTATAAGTACTCTCAATTTCACCGTAAATTAAGTTGTCAAGTTATGACTTGAATCCGTTATCGACACTACTTTTATTATGTTCCACTCACAACTTGACAATTTAATATGTCAAATTGAGTGTCTAAAGTAGAGTTCACCCATACCAATTTTCTTCTCCATactaaaatattgattttatttgtattggCCGGTgcaaaattgttttcaaaacttTGACCATTGCTCCTCGTTTCTTTTCTCATCCTTTATGTCCTCCTTTCCTTTCCCTTCAAATAAATTTGGACGTTAACTATCTTGGATGCTAGTGTAAAATTAAAACGACATCTTCAAATCAATTTAATGCTTTTATTGCTGGTGGGTCTATCCATTAGAGAAAGTCCAAGAGGCATTTGTTAGAAGATCTTGTTTCCTCGAATTGGCTCATTTGATTGGTGGGAATTTAGTGGATTGGAAAATGAAagtaaatttaaatgaaaaatactaaagtcataatcttttttacaaattattgatgtagTGAGTGGTTAATAtttgtaagtaaaaaagtaatgtcaatGGTGAGCTCAAACAAGAACTAGTAAGAATTCATTACATCAACagtttgcaaaaaaattataaaatagtttataaatatagcattattcaatttaaattaaattctcTCAAATCTAGTTTCTTTGAAATTAAATTGAGAAATCCAAAAGTCCAACTAGCTGGGGCagccctttctttttctcatttctgTATAAAATTTCcacattttaattttcttagtaGGACAAAGCAACTTTCAACTAGAAAATGATTCAACTATACAACTTTTCCACCATCCCACCAATTAATTAGAGAATAAttagagaaaatagaaaatgggAAGATGAAAAGAGAGATTAATATTATGAAAGTTACCTACTCAATGGTTAGAATTACATCCCCTATCCAATCCTCTTATCTAAGTGTCATGCCTATAAAACTGTTCTACAACTATAGCACATATAGTTCGAATCTGAAGCTGTTTAGTCCATCTGTAGGTTCGGGACAGACAGGTTTGTTGCACTTAGGGTAATTTAATATCAAAGTCAAACGAGTAATTCTAAGACAATACCTCTTTTCACAATTATTCTACATGGTAAACTATGATGGATGTTACTTTTACATAAATCCACTACTTATAGTTCGCCAcattaagggggtgtttggtacactatttcaaacaacaattttcagtttttaaacaatattacatgtattttcacacttttttatccatacgtattttcacacatattttcaaacaacaaaacatatatttttaagtgtatgtACCGAATATAATATTGTGACACAAAAGCTATGTTATAGGTTTTATCATATCAAACACATGGAAACATAGGCACCCCCACGTGGTAGCTGCTGAAAGGGCCAAAGAATAGTTCAGTCAAAGGTTTGAATCAATACCATGAGCCTCTTGGCTCCATTGGTACTTTTCTGCCTCCACCATGAGAAGGGTGTAGGTTCAAAATCCAGAAGCTATAGCTCTCTTAAAACTatcaatagaaaagaaaaaaagaaaaaaactggaATCAAtaatgttgcttttttttttggatacaaatATTAATCATTACTGATAACttaatgacataattttttcaataaaaaaaaaaaaaaaagacaaatgaCATAATTTTCCTAGAAACTATTCTATGTCACAAACTTCATCCACTTGTTTGTGGATTCTCCCAAAAACAAGAACCTATGTTTCCCTTTCTAGTTCCTTATTTGCCATAGCCCATCCATGTTCCACATGCTACCTGAAAATTCATTATCAGCCCAGTTATTTTCTACAACATGGGATTTGCTACTTGAATCTTCAAAATTCTCCAGTGGTGAAATACTTTCCAAGTTGAAGGCTTCCATATCATAGCTATTGTTGTCAGCATAGTAATAATCCTTTACAAATGTGCCATCGTCGTTGTTAACTTTAGCATGGAATTGACTTGTTGGACATTCTGAAAGTTGAGGGATTTGTAATACATTCATTGATTCTGACTCTGGATTCTGCTCATGGTGATCCAAACTTTGCATTGTTTCACTCAAACGAAGAGGTCCCTGCATCACAACTTGTGCAGGTGCTGTTGTCACTGAATGTTGATAGGCACTATCAAGAGGCTGAGGGATTGCTGAGTTTTGAAATAACACCCCTGAAGAAGATGACTCTTGTATCCTTTGAAGCAACCTCGGCATCCAATAGTTCCGAATAATATCTTGAAATGCTACGCTATTGGTATCAATCTTAAGATGCCGAGCTTGTTTCTGCACCCGAGTTCTCCAATAATTCTTGATTTCATTGTCCGTTCTTCCTGGTAGATGTTGTGCGATCTTTGACCACCTAAAATACCATAtgaacaagaacaactataAGAAGGAAAACAACTTACCATTATATTCCTTATAGAAGGTGACTATTGGGGTTAAGATTCAAGAATTGAAAATTGCATTCAAATCAGACCATAACTATTTCTACAAATTCTATTTCACAGTAGGCAAAACCATGACAGTAATTCAAACACATGGTTACAAACATTGTTATCTTTTCTGAAGGCAAATTAAATTCAACGCAgttatgtgtttgaatttaattggggatTCTAAAGTATTAAGAGTGATGAGAAAATTGTACAGAGAGattagttcatttttttttctaacatcCAAAAAAATATGCATTAATATTGGTCAAGTTCACAGGGTCAAAATGACACGAACATAAGATTGGACAATTACCTATTACCCCATTTGCAGTGGAGTTCAAGAATCAAAAGCTGTTCTTGTGGGCTAAGATTTCCACGCTTTACATCTGGTTTTAGATAATTTAACCATCTCAATCTGCAGCTCTTGCCAGTTCTCCTCAATCCTAAAACAGCAAAGAATATAATTAGTATAAAGATTGAAGTTCAAATAGCTAAATCTTACTAATCACAAGCTTGC of the Quercus robur chromosome 10, dhQueRobu3.1, whole genome shotgun sequence genome contains:
- the LOC126702908 gene encoding transcription factor MYB62-like, with amino-acid sequence MSSTCSKSISSSSEDDSELRRGPWTLEEDTLLIHYIAHNGEGRWNLLAKRSGLRRTGKSCRLRWLNYLKPDVKRGNLSPQEQLLILELHCKWGNRWSKIAQHLPGRTDNEIKNYWRTRVQKQARHLKIDTNSVAFQDIIRNYWMPRLLQRIQESSSSGVLFQNSAIPQPLDSAYQHSVTTAPAQVVMQGPLRLSETMQSLDHHEQNPESESMNVLQIPQLSECPTSQFHAKVNNDDGTFVKDYYYADNNSYDMEAFNLESISPLENFEDSSSKSHVVENNWADNEFSGSMWNMDGLWQIRN